The nucleotide sequence CTCTTTTACAAAAACTCTCTTCATTTTCCATACAtacatttttgttgttgttggccTTGTGTTCATCTATACAATTACATTGATGTTGGGACCAGAGAAGTTCTGCTTTTGAGAACTGCTGCTTCTTTTTTTACAGCTTGAACGTTAAAAGCAGTTTCTTCCTGGcgctttttttctctttttcttttacagACAGATTATTACAACGGCTACTATTACAAGCAGCTTCCATGACACCCATCTGAAGGTTGGACCAATGCTAGCCGAAGCTGTTTATGAACAGAATAAAGATTTGAGATGAATAAACAAATCTATGGATCCAAATGTTGAGAACAGAAGGAAGACTTACATGGAGTGGGAGAAGGTGCGGGTGTTTTTTCACCTGGGGACATTCTTGCTGGAGGTGGGATATGAGCAAATACTACATGGGGAAGTGGGCTAGAAACTGGAATAGCATGATGATGACTTGCCGGGGTATGGTTTGGTGCTGGTGCGTGTTGCTGAGACCGGTGTGGTGCAGGAGTTGGTCCTGCAGTGTGATGGTTCAGAGCATTGTTTCCTTTTGGTCTCCTCCTCTGCTCGTAAGGGCAAGGAGGTGGGCTTCTCCGGTGTAAATGCAAGTGTTTAATTGGCGCAGATGCAGGTGCAAGGCTCTGAGCTGCAGGTGAAGGTTCTGGAGCATGTTCCtgatggtggtgatgatgatggtggtggtgtTTGTGGGTTTCAGGttgaggagaaggagaaggcgaAGGGGGTAACGGTTTGACTGGTGAATGTGGTAAGATTGAGGAGAGACGGACTTGCTTAACCTTACCAAACACGGTGTGGTTTAGGCCAAGGTTTTTAGAATGGGAGCTAGTGATAGTTTGAGCAAGCTGCTTCAGCCTTGATGATGTTCCGAACGTGAGAAGAACAGAAGAATGAACTATAGTAGGAGGCGCCAACGTTGAGCCTCTGGAGTTTGACAAGGTTATGTACAGGTTCTGCAATTCAAAACAAAGATACAACTCTGAGCTTCTGAATCATTACCAATAATAGGCTGATCTAGTTGAAATGATTATACCTCATAGGGAGCCAGGTTTATACCCTTCTTCAGCTGGCTACTGAGTTCCTCAAAGTTAGATTGAATTTGGTAAATAGAAAAGTTTAATGTGAAGTTGAAGAGAAGCTGAGCTTTCTGCAAGGGGAATACAGGCTGGGAAGGGATCACAGTGATGCCTCCTGGGAACTTTAACACCTCAAAGAAGAAAGGTTGGCCAAACAAGGATTCAGTTAACCGGAAAGACAACTGATCTGTTACCAAAGATACAAAAGCTGCCTTGATCAGACTCTCAATCTCTGTAGGTATCTTAGAAGTCTTCTTCTTGGGGTCGATTGCAAAGATAACCATTGTTCTGTTTAGATTCCTCCCCCAGTGTTCAAGAGCTAATATCACAACCTGGCTCAGAAAAAGGAAGCATAAGTTAGAGAATGATCAAACATTGTCTACAATAAAAATTTACAGCTTAGTTACTTTGGTCATGGGAAAGCTTATTTCATCAGTGATATCATTCTCAAGCTGCAACAAATTGTCTTCCAAGAACGAAACTGGTTTTTCAACATCAAAACTTGCCACTATTCTGTGATCTGCAATAGAAACAAAACACCAAAAAGGAGACATATCATGACCAtatattataaaagaaattgCAAGGAGAAAGTTACATAATCCAAACTAAAACAGTCCTAAGTGTACCAAAGCAAATGAACTAGGTCTACCTCCTTAATTGATTCCACCAACCAACTAACCAGCTTTGAGAATAGacataaatagaaacaaatcATTGATTCTTTCATGAAAGATTTCTGAAACCAGATCAATATTTTAGATCACCAACACTGAGAAAACAGTAAAGTTAATTCTTTTAATCCCAGCCAAGCTTAGAAAAACAACATTCTAAGGAAACATTTATAGATTTAAACTCCACCCTTTTAAGCAGTGTTTGATTACAGTACTAGTTCATAATGTTTAGGACTACTCAACTCTTACATATAAGTTTTAACATAGATAGATTCATAAATAACTAATAAAGAAAAACACCTAAAAATAGCCAATTCTAAGTCCAAAGTCAATGTAAACATATACATTCCCCT is from Brassica napus cultivar Da-Ae chromosome A4, Da-Ae, whole genome shotgun sequence and encodes:
- the LOC125608082 gene encoding uncharacterized protein LOC125608082, with protein sequence MGKNSDEEQNLPENNEGSRCSSSSCCSARISRCFSLRCVLILAFSAAVFLSAVFWLPPFLGLSDRDDLDLDPRFKDHRIVASFDVEKPVSFLEDNLLQLENDITDEISFPMTKVVILALEHWGRNLNRTMVIFAIDPKKKTSKIPTEIESLIKAAFVSLVTDQLSFRLTESLFGQPFFFEVLKFPGGITVIPSQPVFPLQKAQLLFNFTLNFSIYQIQSNFEELSSQLKKGINLAPYENLYITLSNSRGSTLAPPTIVHSSVLLTFGTSSRLKQLAQTITSSHSKNLGLNHTVFGKVKQVRLSSILPHSPVKPLPPSPSPSPQPETHKHHHHHHHHHQEHAPEPSPAAQSLAPASAPIKHLHLHRRSPPPCPYEQRRRPKGNNALNHHTAGPTPAPHRSQQHAPAPNHTPASHHHAIPVSSPLPHVVFAHIPPPARMSPGEKTPAPSPTPSSASIGPTFRWVSWKLLVIVAVVIICL